TAAGAGAGAAATCGCGGCACTGCGATAACGATCGAAACTTTCCACCTGACCGGCGCTGTCCAGCACGCGGCGTTGTTTCCCTAATTCTTTCAACAGACTGAGCCGATTATTCATCCGTCCCTGGGTCATGCCTTGAGACAGTTTCAGGTGCGGCGTCTGAAACAAACGCTTGTCGGCAGCCCCCCGTTCCTGATGATCGAAATCATACTGCGGAAACGCACCATACGATTTACTATGAAACGGCGATGCTTCGATGAACCAGGGATCACGATTCGATCCCATCTTGCCGGCAAATTGTCCGGGGATCACGCGGCCGGAATTATGTACAATTTTATCCGGCAATACGATCGCAGGTGGTAGATTGGTGCGGGAACGAATCACATCACCGGCAATGGCGGCAATGGAAGGATGGTCGGTGCTCATCGGCCGGCTCGGGTTAAAGCCGACAGGAACATCTGACCGCCCGGTCAACATGATGTGATGCCCCATCGAATGCTCGTTCGAACCATGCGTCAAAGAACGACATAAGGACCAGAGATGACTCCGCTGTGCTAACATCGGCAGATGTTCGGAAATCTGCAGCCCTGGAATTTTTGTCGCTATTGGATTGAATTCGCCTCTTATCTCATCACTGGCATTCGGTTTCATGTCGAAACTCTCATGCTGTGACAGGCCACCCGATAGAAAAATAAAGATGCAAGACTTTGCGGTCTGATGTTTGGGGGGCGCAGCTGCTTCAACCCGTAATGCGTCCAGATGGTTCATTCCCAATCCGAGCAGGCCTATCGAGCCTACTTCCAGAGCCGT
This genomic interval from Gimesia alba contains the following:
- a CDS encoding DUF1501 domain-containing protein, yielding MTAYNSASHPPISRRTALEVGSIGLLGLGMNHLDALRVEAAAPPKHQTAKSCIFIFLSGGLSQHESFDMKPNASDEIRGEFNPIATKIPGLQISEHLPMLAQRSHLWSLCRSLTHGSNEHSMGHHIMLTGRSDVPVGFNPSRPMSTDHPSIAAIAGDVIRSRTNLPPAIVLPDKIVHNSGRVIPGQFAGKMGSNRDPWFIEASPFHSKSYGAFPQYDFDHQERGAADKRLFQTPHLKLSQGMTQGRMNNRLSLLKELGKQRRVLDSAGQVESFDRYRSAAISLLNDEKVHYAMDVTNADDKIQERYGKNSFGWSLLMARRLIQTGVNLVQVNLGNNESWDTHGNMFPHLKDNLMPPTDRAVSALLDDLADSGQLKDTLVVMCSEFGRTPKISQLARVYDLPGRDHWGAVQSVFLAGGGIKGGRVVGKTDKIGGFPIDQPQKPENFAATIYRALGLPKTMYWHDEVDRPHYIYEGESIPGLT